The proteins below come from a single Crossiella sp. CA-258035 genomic window:
- a CDS encoding ABC transporter ATP-binding protein, with protein MTQPTSAVRARGLTKTYGAGVRALAGVDVDLHRGRFTAIMGPSGSGKSTLMHCVAGLDRPSDGRVWVGETELTELSDDELTVLRRDRIGFVFQAYNLLPTLTALENITLPFALAGTRPKPGVVSTVVGAMGLADRLNHRPHQLSGGQQQRVACARALVTNPDVVFADEPTGALDSASSAELLGFLRRGVDELGRTVVMVTHDPAAAAYADRVLFLADGRLVGELHEPTAERVLDRMKSLEGVTA; from the coding sequence ATGACACAACCCACCTCCGCGGTGCGAGCCAGAGGGCTGACCAAGACCTACGGGGCAGGCGTGCGGGCGCTCGCCGGCGTCGACGTGGACCTGCACCGCGGCCGGTTCACCGCGATCATGGGGCCCTCCGGCTCCGGCAAGTCCACCCTCATGCACTGCGTGGCCGGGCTCGACCGGCCGAGTGACGGCCGGGTGTGGGTCGGCGAGACCGAGCTGACCGAGCTCTCCGACGACGAGCTGACCGTGCTCCGCCGCGACCGGATCGGCTTCGTCTTCCAGGCCTACAACCTGTTACCCACGCTGACCGCGCTGGAGAACATCACCCTGCCGTTCGCGCTGGCCGGCACCAGGCCCAAGCCCGGGGTGGTCTCGACCGTGGTCGGCGCGATGGGCCTGGCCGACCGGCTGAACCACCGCCCGCACCAGCTCTCCGGCGGCCAGCAGCAGCGGGTGGCCTGCGCCCGCGCCCTGGTGACCAACCCGGACGTGGTCTTCGCCGACGAGCCCACCGGCGCGCTGGACTCGGCCAGCTCGGCCGAACTGCTCGGCTTCCTGCGCCGCGGGGTGGACGAGCTCGGCCGCACCGTGGTGATGGTGACCCACGACCCGGCCGCGGCCGCCTACGCCGATCGGGTGCTGTTCCTGGCCGACGGACGGCTGGTCGGCGAACTGCACGAGCCGACCGCGGAGCGTGTGCTGGACCGAATGAAATCACTGGAAGGGGTGACCGCCTGA
- a CDS encoding sensor histidine kinase, with translation MASVDSGAQRAYLVGLDLVVGATITVVTAALTMSSGVVVPYTGPEWLAWLIALGVGVPVIVRRRWPLGSLLVLLPFTAAAALLQIGQLAVVSVALVLYLVALVEPRRLSMSLMGLCMVVTVIPALFSSVLWIMLTVLLTIGPWTMGRFAQFRQRDEAVLAEQREQRVVLAERLRIARDLHDIVAHSMSLIAVKAGVANHVADTQPEETKAALAVIEATSRDALADLRRMLGVLRSADGSDVELRPVQGLAELPGLAQLAESAGVTVQLDVAELELPEGVQQAVYRIVQEALTNVVLHSGAGNCQVRLREDGAEVVVEVTDPGGRRSVTGGGGGHGLVGMRERVAAYGGTLSTGRLAGGGFGVCARLPIGGAG, from the coding sequence ATGGCCAGTGTGGACAGTGGTGCTCAGCGCGCCTACCTCGTGGGGCTGGACCTCGTCGTGGGCGCGACGATCACCGTGGTCACCGCCGCACTGACGATGAGCTCCGGCGTGGTCGTGCCGTACACCGGCCCGGAGTGGCTGGCTTGGCTGATCGCGCTCGGGGTGGGCGTGCCGGTCATCGTGCGCCGCCGCTGGCCGTTGGGCTCGCTGCTGGTGCTTCTGCCCTTCACGGCCGCGGCCGCGCTGCTGCAGATCGGGCAGCTGGCCGTGGTGTCCGTCGCGCTGGTGCTGTACCTGGTCGCGCTGGTCGAGCCCCGCCGCCTCTCGATGTCGCTGATGGGCCTGTGCATGGTCGTCACGGTCATACCGGCGCTGTTCAGCTCGGTCCTGTGGATCATGCTCACGGTGTTGCTGACCATCGGTCCGTGGACGATGGGCCGGTTCGCCCAGTTCCGCCAGCGGGACGAGGCAGTGCTGGCCGAGCAGCGCGAACAGCGGGTGGTGCTGGCCGAACGATTACGGATCGCCCGCGACCTGCACGACATCGTCGCGCACAGCATGAGCCTGATCGCGGTCAAGGCGGGCGTGGCCAACCACGTCGCCGACACCCAGCCGGAGGAGACCAAGGCCGCCCTGGCGGTGATCGAGGCGACCAGCCGGGACGCGCTGGCAGACCTGCGGCGCATGCTGGGCGTGTTGCGCTCCGCGGACGGCTCGGACGTGGAACTGCGTCCCGTGCAAGGACTTGCCGAGTTACCCGGGCTGGCGCAGCTGGCCGAGTCGGCCGGGGTGACGGTACAGCTGGACGTGGCCGAACTGGAGTTGCCGGAGGGGGTGCAGCAGGCGGTGTACCGGATCGTGCAAGAGGCGCTGACCAATGTGGTGCTGCACTCCGGGGCCGGGAACTGCCAGGTGCGGCTGCGCGAGGACGGCGCCGAGGTCGTGGTGGAGGTGACCGATCCGGGGGGTCGGCGGTCGGTTACCGGGGGCGGGGGCGGGCACGGGTTGGTCGGGATGCGGGAGCGGGTCGCGGCTTACGGCGGCACGCTGAGCACGGGGCGGCTGGCCGGTGGCGGGTTCGGGGTGTGCGCGCGGCTGCCGATCGGTGGGGCGGGGTGA
- a CDS encoding response regulator transcription factor translates to MAVRVLIADDQTLVRGSFALLVGSAPGLTVVGEAADGVAAVELARREKPDVVLMDVRMPEMDGIEATRVLCSGVEGPRVLILTTFDLDSYVYAALRAGASGFLLKDTPPAELLQAIMVVAEGQALLSPSVTRRLIAEFARRPEPAQSPARELDGLTEREREVLVLVARGLSNVELSQSLRLSVATVKTHIGRLLSKLHARDRAQLVIVAYETGLVSPR, encoded by the coding sequence GTGGCGGTTCGGGTGTTGATCGCGGATGACCAAACGTTGGTGCGCGGTAGTTTCGCTTTACTGGTTGGGTCTGCGCCTGGGTTGACCGTGGTGGGTGAGGCTGCTGATGGGGTGGCGGCGGTCGAGTTGGCTCGCCGGGAGAAGCCTGATGTGGTGCTGATGGACGTTCGGATGCCGGAGATGGACGGCATTGAGGCGACCAGGGTGTTGTGTTCGGGGGTGGAGGGGCCGAGGGTGTTGATACTGACCACCTTTGACCTGGACTCCTACGTCTATGCCGCGTTGCGGGCTGGGGCCAGCGGGTTTCTGCTCAAGGACACGCCGCCTGCCGAGTTGTTGCAGGCGATCATGGTGGTGGCTGAGGGGCAGGCGTTGTTGTCGCCGAGTGTGACGCGGCGGTTGATCGCGGAGTTCGCGCGGCGGCCTGAGCCCGCGCAGTCACCGGCTCGGGAGCTGGATGGGCTGACCGAGCGGGAACGTGAGGTGCTGGTGCTGGTCGCGCGGGGACTGTCCAATGTGGAGTTGAGCCAGAGCTTGCGGTTGAGTGTGGCCACGGTGAAGACGCACATCGGGCGGTTGCTGAGCAAGCTGCATGCCAGGGACCGGGCGCAGTTGGTGATCGTGGCGTATGAGACCGGGCTGGTCAGTCCGCGGTGA
- a CDS encoding GDSL-type esterase/lipase family protein encodes MRGHRTRALATAACLITTACLLAAPATALAEPSSGRWLTSWAQSQQTLTPQTLDNQSIRMITHLSQGGPSLRIRLQNEYGTAPLTIDAAAAGRSAGQGAVVPGTSRPIRFHGRPTVTVPIGGEVWSDPVPLPTRAQDDIAISLYLRGQSRPSAHQAALRENYLTPAGSGDRVHDPAPYPLKTGSTFLVSAVDVRTTQASGTVVAYGSSVVDGHGSTTCGPGCTAVDRRWTDDLGRRANELPTPQRFAVANAGIGGTTSAATCPLTPPPVAPLHGLARLDRDVLSLHGVTAVIYYYGTNDLAFGCRAPAILDSYRAVFTRLRAAGIKIHAVPITPRPSYTAQQNQDRAEINAFVRTGGNCAGACDSVLDFDQVLRDPANPNTIRADYDSGDGIHANQAGHAAMANSIPLPLTAD; translated from the coding sequence ATGCGCGGCCACCGCACCCGCGCCCTGGCCACCGCCGCCTGCCTGATCACCACGGCCTGCCTGCTCGCCGCCCCGGCCACCGCCCTCGCGGAACCTTCCAGCGGCCGCTGGCTCACCTCCTGGGCCCAGTCCCAGCAGACCCTGACCCCGCAGACGCTGGACAACCAGTCCATCCGCATGATCACCCACCTCAGCCAGGGCGGCCCGTCCCTGCGCATCCGCCTGCAGAACGAGTACGGCACCGCCCCGCTCACCATCGACGCCGCCGCGGCCGGTCGTAGCGCGGGCCAGGGCGCGGTCGTCCCGGGCACCTCCCGCCCCATCCGCTTCCACGGCCGCCCCACCGTCACCGTGCCCATCGGCGGCGAAGTCTGGAGCGACCCCGTCCCGCTGCCCACCCGCGCCCAGGACGACATCGCGATCAGCCTGTACCTGCGCGGCCAGTCCCGCCCCAGCGCCCACCAGGCCGCCCTGCGCGAGAACTACCTCACCCCAGCCGGTTCCGGCGACCGCGTGCACGACCCGGCCCCGTACCCCCTCAAGACCGGTTCGACCTTCCTGGTCAGCGCCGTGGACGTGCGCACAACTCAGGCCAGCGGCACCGTGGTCGCCTACGGCAGCTCGGTCGTCGACGGCCACGGCAGCACCACCTGCGGCCCCGGCTGCACCGCCGTCGACCGCCGCTGGACCGACGACCTGGGCCGCCGCGCCAACGAACTCCCCACCCCACAACGCTTCGCCGTGGCCAACGCCGGCATCGGCGGCACCACCAGCGCCGCCACCTGCCCGCTCACCCCACCCCCGGTCGCGCCCCTGCACGGCCTGGCCCGGCTGGACCGCGATGTGTTGTCCCTGCACGGAGTCACCGCGGTGATCTACTACTACGGCACCAACGACCTGGCCTTCGGCTGCCGAGCCCCAGCCATCCTGGACAGCTACCGCGCGGTCTTCACCCGCCTGCGCGCCGCCGGCATCAAGATCCACGCCGTGCCGATCACCCCGCGCCCCAGCTATACGGCCCAGCAGAACCAGGACCGCGCCGAGATCAACGCCTTCGTCCGCACCGGCGGCAACTGCGCAGGAGCCTGCGACAGCGTCCTGGACTTCGACCAGGTCCTCCGCGACCCAGCCAACCCCAACACCATCCGCGCCGACTACGACAGCGGCGACGGCATCCACGCCAACCAGGCCGGCCACGCCGCCATGGCCAACTCCATCCCCCTCCCGCTCACCGCGGACTGA
- a CDS encoding DUF4334 domain-containing protein: MTDVEQARARFQELRERKHQVTPAELDELWAQLPPVPAEEILGRWQGDEFSTGHPLNGQLAAARWYGKEFCSLTDAKPLLCRDEHGELYSNVEAGQGEASLWNIEFRGEVTATMVYDGQPIFDHFKRVDERTLLGIMNGKHTQPTGAHFYFFLERA, encoded by the coding sequence ATGACGGACGTCGAGCAGGCACGGGCCAGGTTCCAGGAGCTTCGCGAGCGCAAGCACCAGGTCACCCCCGCGGAGCTGGACGAGCTCTGGGCCCAGCTCCCGCCGGTGCCCGCCGAGGAGATCCTGGGCCGCTGGCAGGGCGATGAGTTCAGCACCGGCCACCCGCTCAACGGTCAGCTCGCCGCCGCCCGCTGGTACGGCAAGGAGTTCTGCTCCCTGACCGACGCCAAGCCCCTGCTCTGCCGGGACGAGCACGGCGAGCTGTACTCCAACGTCGAAGCGGGCCAGGGCGAGGCCAGCCTGTGGAACATCGAGTTCCGCGGCGAGGTCACCGCCACCATGGTCTACGACGGCCAGCCCATCTTCGACCACTTCAAGCGGGTGGACGAGCGCACCCTGCTGGGCATCATGAACGGCAAGCACACCCAGCCCACTGGCGCGCACTTCTACTTCTTCCTGGAACGCGCCTGA
- a CDS encoding helix-turn-helix transcriptional regulator — protein sequence MRAESGARSRELASGTPWPAVGTDQDCAALRATSLMVQGRNWADSVRFAEVALSQPPCRDDPVCVWRALVTLTAAGELTAADARCARLVEDVDPQLAGTEHRLAMMLRVRARIAVQRGDLAGARATLEELLTVPAPRPVRLVSAGWLAEVLVGMDAVDQAAALLARHDFDAAVQWRAPCRPMLLAARGEVRVAAGQAQAGLRDHLASGRGFLAQRVTNPAIAPWRGRAALAAMTVRREDLAVDLAEQELAAAQRWGEPRVLGAALATVAVVRGGDEVEQLSEAADLLEVARARRELSLVRYQLGVRLAARNELSAARSSLSAARALAERVGDPRGQRAAEAALRGLGGPTEALTGKEEQVARLARAGLGNREIADRLAVSVRTVELRLSSAYRKLGIAGRDGLRTALR from the coding sequence ATGCGCGCGGAGTCCGGGGCCCGGTCACGGGAGCTGGCCAGTGGCACGCCGTGGCCGGCGGTGGGCACGGACCAGGACTGCGCCGCGCTGCGGGCGACCTCGCTGATGGTGCAGGGGCGGAACTGGGCCGACTCGGTCCGTTTCGCCGAGGTCGCGTTGAGCCAGCCGCCGTGCCGGGACGACCCGGTCTGCGTGTGGCGGGCGCTGGTCACCCTGACCGCGGCCGGCGAGCTGACCGCGGCGGACGCGCGCTGCGCGCGGCTGGTCGAGGACGTCGATCCCCAGCTGGCCGGGACCGAGCACCGGCTGGCCATGATGCTGCGGGTGCGTGCCCGGATCGCGGTGCAGCGCGGGGACCTGGCCGGCGCGCGAGCGACGCTGGAGGAGCTGCTCACGGTGCCGGCGCCGCGGCCGGTGCGGCTGGTGTCGGCGGGGTGGCTGGCCGAGGTGCTGGTGGGTATGGACGCGGTGGACCAGGCAGCGGCGTTGCTGGCCCGGCACGACTTCGACGCGGCGGTGCAGTGGCGGGCGCCCTGCCGGCCGATGCTGCTGGCCGCGCGGGGCGAGGTGCGGGTGGCGGCCGGGCAGGCGCAGGCCGGGTTGCGGGACCACCTGGCCAGCGGGCGGGGCTTCCTGGCGCAGCGGGTGACGAACCCGGCGATCGCGCCCTGGCGCGGGCGGGCGGCGCTGGCCGCGATGACCGTCCGGCGCGAGGACCTGGCCGTTGACCTCGCCGAGCAGGAGCTGGCCGCGGCGCAGCGGTGGGGTGAACCGAGGGTGCTGGGCGCGGCGCTGGCCACGGTGGCGGTGGTGCGCGGCGGGGACGAGGTCGAGCAGCTGAGCGAGGCGGCCGACCTGCTGGAGGTGGCGCGGGCCCGGCGGGAGCTGAGCCTGGTGCGCTACCAGCTGGGGGTTCGGCTGGCCGCGCGCAACGAGTTGTCAGCGGCGCGGAGCAGTCTGAGCGCGGCGCGGGCGCTGGCCGAGCGGGTCGGCGATCCGCGGGGTCAGCGGGCCGCCGAAGCGGCCCTGCGCGGGCTCGGCGGGCCGACCGAAGCCCTGACCGGCAAGGAAGAGCAGGTGGCCAGGCTGGCGCGGGCCGGGCTCGGCAACCGGGAGATCGCGGACCGGCTGGCGGTGTCGGTGCGCACGGTGGAGCTGCGCCTGTCCAGCGCCTATCGCAAGCTCGGCATCGCCGGGCGGGACGGGCTGCGCACGGCGTTGCGGTAG
- a CDS encoding helix-turn-helix transcriptional regulator: protein MLEEWVESARALRLRLVEGGRWAEADRVVAEALGQAVGVPSTTGPALAGLSYVAGGPRPGAARCPDRPDPVPPERDLAMRAILLTNRGVDRAGSVELAERVLDSAAWTEAGCFWYSVLALAYAGELTAAQAHCARAAATEGWARSARQRDALTLLRARLATWAGQPRQAVEELESLLARGVYPQFAGLGVAWLAAALVDLGELDRARDLFREHDLDGALDTAPDRAELLAARGALHRAEGQFLLGYQDFLACGRELDGWAVANPAVLPWRSQAALCAHALQRGPLAASLARAELVAARRWGAPRPIGRALHAAGWDSAAQLTEAAALVHGAELVQVRHDLGLLLAARGQQLAAEEAFAAAREAAALVGNTRWAARAAPPPLTSQEGRIAALVRAGLSNKEIAARLGVVVRTVELHLSQVYRKLGVSGRSGLIRG, encoded by the coding sequence ATGCTGGAGGAATGGGTCGAGTCCGCGCGAGCGCTCCGGCTGCGCCTGGTGGAGGGCGGCCGGTGGGCCGAGGCCGACCGGGTGGTGGCCGAGGCCCTCGGCCAGGCCGTCGGCGTGCCCTCGACCACCGGGCCCGCGCTGGCCGGACTGTCCTATGTGGCCGGTGGGCCCCGGCCGGGCGCGGCGCGCTGCCCGGACCGGCCGGATCCGGTGCCGCCGGAACGCGATCTGGCCATGCGGGCCATCCTGCTGACCAACCGCGGCGTGGACCGGGCGGGTAGCGTCGAGCTGGCCGAGCGGGTGCTGGACTCGGCGGCGTGGACCGAGGCGGGCTGCTTCTGGTACTCGGTGCTGGCGCTGGCCTATGCCGGTGAGCTGACCGCCGCGCAGGCGCACTGCGCGCGGGCCGCGGCCACCGAGGGCTGGGCGCGGTCGGCGCGGCAGCGGGACGCGCTGACCCTGTTGCGGGCCCGGCTGGCCACCTGGGCCGGGCAACCGCGGCAAGCGGTCGAGGAGCTGGAGTCGCTGCTGGCGCGCGGGGTCTACCCGCAGTTCGCCGGGCTGGGCGTGGCCTGGCTGGCCGCCGCGCTGGTCGACCTCGGCGAGCTGGACCGGGCCAGGGATTTGTTCCGCGAGCACGACCTGGACGGCGCGCTGGACACCGCGCCCGACCGCGCCGAGCTGCTCGCCGCCAGGGGCGCGCTGCACCGGGCGGAGGGCCAATTCCTGTTGGGCTATCAGGACTTCCTGGCCTGCGGCCGGGAGCTGGACGGCTGGGCGGTGGCCAACCCGGCGGTGCTGCCCTGGCGGTCCCAGGCCGCGCTGTGCGCGCACGCGCTGCAACGCGGCCCGCTGGCTGCCTCGCTGGCCAGGGCCGAACTGGTGGCGGCCCGCCGCTGGGGCGCGCCGCGGCCGATCGGGCGGGCGCTGCACGCGGCGGGCTGGGACTCCGCCGCGCAGCTCACCGAGGCCGCGGCACTGGTGCACGGCGCGGAGCTCGTGCAGGTGCGGCATGACCTGGGGCTGCTGCTGGCCGCGCGTGGGCAGCAACTGGCCGCCGAGGAGGCCTTCGCCGCCGCGCGGGAGGCCGCGGCGCTGGTCGGCAACACCCGCTGGGCCGCGCGCGCCGCGCCGCCGCCGTTGACCAGCCAGGAGGGCCGGATCGCCGCCCTGGTGCGGGCCGGGCTGAGCAACAAGGAGATCGCGGCCCGGCTCGGCGTGGTGGTGCGCACCGTGGAGCTGCACCTGTCCCAGGTCTACCGCAAGCTCGGGGTGTCCGGGCGGTCCGGGCTGATCCGCGGCTAG
- a CDS encoding sodium:proton antiporter, giving the protein MQLLLVVVGAIGVTALASRKGLQPALVVVVIAAAVSFIPGLPRFELAPELILTVVLPPLLYSAALDFSFVSLARNLRSILSLGVGMVLVSAAVTGLVAAWAVPGLALVPALLLGAVVAPPDAVAALAVGRKLGLPKRLMAILTGESLVNDAAALTLFTLAVAAATGRDTLFGNPFLLFGYGVLAGVLIGLALALVVHGIRSRLRDSGLETALGLIVPFAAYLLAEQVHASGVLAVVAAGITLGHNDARASFATRLQGRQVWHSLDVLLEAFVFAYMGLQCKFVFAGLAATGISWPAFVLGAAAVLGTVLLVRPVWIFLTYGRGLLRGRMAGSLPRGRRRRVREQLPWQYMAVISWTGMRGVVTMAAAAGVPATMPGRDLIQALAFVVAVGTLLIQGPTLPPLIRWLRLEAPEEQRRAELGAAKAREVTRAAAKQALSTPPEGADPEAFGRLRERFTAALAASKESDETRMSPAERGLLLTVRQRMLAAQRTALVRARKAGELPDDIVRGELERLDLEEAAAQAAR; this is encoded by the coding sequence GTGCAGCTGCTGCTGGTGGTCGTCGGCGCGATCGGGGTCACCGCGCTGGCCAGTCGCAAGGGCCTGCAACCCGCGCTGGTCGTGGTGGTGATCGCGGCCGCGGTCTCCTTCATCCCCGGCCTGCCGCGGTTCGAGCTGGCGCCGGAGCTGATCCTGACCGTGGTGCTGCCGCCGCTGCTGTACTCCGCGGCGCTGGACTTCTCCTTCGTCAGCCTGGCCCGCAACCTGCGCTCGATCCTGTCCCTCGGGGTGGGCATGGTGCTGGTCTCCGCCGCGGTCACCGGCCTGGTCGCGGCCTGGGCGGTGCCCGGACTGGCGCTGGTGCCCGCGCTGCTGCTGGGCGCGGTGGTGGCCCCGCCGGATGCGGTGGCCGCGCTGGCGGTGGGCCGGAAACTGGGGCTACCCAAGCGGTTGATGGCCATCCTGACCGGGGAGAGCCTGGTCAACGACGCGGCCGCGCTGACCCTGTTCACCCTCGCGGTGGCCGCGGCCACCGGCAGGGACACCCTGTTCGGCAACCCGTTCCTGCTCTTCGGCTACGGCGTGCTGGCCGGTGTCCTCATTGGACTGGCGCTGGCCCTGGTGGTGCACGGGATCCGGTCCCGGCTGCGGGACAGCGGGCTGGAGACCGCGCTCGGGCTGATCGTGCCCTTCGCCGCCTACCTGCTGGCCGAACAGGTGCACGCCTCCGGGGTGCTCGCGGTGGTCGCGGCCGGGATCACCTTGGGGCACAACGACGCCCGCGCCTCCTTCGCCACCCGGTTGCAGGGCAGGCAGGTCTGGCACAGCCTGGACGTGCTGCTGGAGGCATTCGTCTTCGCCTACATGGGTTTGCAGTGCAAGTTCGTCTTCGCCGGGCTCGCCGCGACCGGGATCTCCTGGCCCGCCTTCGTCCTCGGCGCGGCGGCGGTGCTCGGCACGGTGCTGCTGGTGCGCCCGGTCTGGATCTTCCTCACCTACGGCCGCGGCCTGCTCCGCGGCCGGATGGCCGGGAGCCTGCCGCGCGGGAGACGCCGCCGGGTCCGGGAACAGCTGCCGTGGCAGTACATGGCGGTGATCTCCTGGACCGGCATGCGCGGCGTGGTCACCATGGCCGCCGCGGCCGGGGTGCCCGCCACCATGCCCGGCCGGGACCTGATCCAGGCGCTGGCGTTCGTGGTCGCGGTCGGCACCCTGCTGATCCAGGGCCCCACGCTGCCACCGCTGATCCGCTGGCTGCGCCTGGAGGCCCCCGAGGAACAGCGGCGCGCGGAACTGGGCGCGGCCAAGGCCAGGGAGGTCACCAGGGCGGCGGCCAAACAGGCCCTGAGCACCCCGCCGGAGGGCGCGGACCCCGAGGCGTTCGGGCGGTTGCGGGAGCGGTTCACCGCCGCGCTGGCGGCCAGCAAGGAGTCCGACGAGACCCGGATGTCCCCGGCCGAACGCGGCCTGCTGCTCACCGTGCGGCAACGGATGCTGGCCGCGCAGCGGACCGCGCTGGTCCGGGCGCGCAAGGCGGGGGAGCTGCCGGATGACATCGTGCGCGGCGAGCTGGAACGCCTCGACCTGGAAGAGGCCGCGGCGCAGGCGGCGCGCTAG
- a CDS encoding S8 family serine peptidase, translating into MRQGNRAAVLTALGALLALGAAAAPATAAPAEGTIRATPDAVAGSYIVVLKDGPAAADALTGQYGGRVTASYGAALHGFAASMSESQARRLAADPRVDYVTQDGFARATDTQNDPEWGLDRTDQRDLPLDQKYSYANDGSAVTAYVLDTGIRNSHQEFGGRARSGYDFIDNDADAADCHGHGTHVAGTVGGSRYGLAKKVNLVGVRVLNCQATGQWSQIIAGIDWVAKNAKKPAVANMSLGGNGSNQALEDAVRKAINSGVTFVLAAGNSGQDACGFTPARVAEAVTVGATMSSDKRADWPQFNASSNWGSCLDIWAPGTDTVSAGHTSDTGTKSMSGTSMAAPHVAGVAALYLNENPSATNQQVRDALVNNSTPNKLGDIKQGSPNRLLYSGFIGGTPVTNDFSVAVDPASVTVAEPGGSAEATVATKVVKGQAEPVELTASGLPSGATATFSPASVTAGESAKLTVATTTGTPQGSYQVTVSGKSKSATRTATVSLTVGKPGGSPLAVSLSPASGSARPGGFLQTRISVTGGSATLSASGAPSGTSVHFSPAQVSDGGTSTAFIWVGFNTAPGSYKISITATGGDKTGSGEFTLNVTR; encoded by the coding sequence ATGCGACAAGGAAATCGGGCGGCGGTCCTGACCGCACTCGGCGCGTTGTTAGCGCTGGGCGCGGCCGCCGCGCCTGCCACGGCCGCACCGGCCGAGGGCACGATCCGGGCCACGCCGGATGCGGTGGCGGGCAGCTACATCGTGGTGCTCAAGGACGGTCCGGCCGCGGCTGACGCGCTGACCGGCCAGTACGGCGGGCGGGTCACCGCCAGCTACGGCGCGGCCCTGCACGGCTTCGCCGCGAGCATGAGCGAGAGCCAGGCCAGGCGGCTGGCCGCGGACCCCCGGGTGGACTACGTGACCCAGGACGGGTTCGCGCGGGCCACCGACACCCAGAACGACCCGGAATGGGGCCTGGACCGCACCGACCAGCGGGACCTGCCGCTGGACCAGAAGTACAGCTACGCCAACGACGGCAGCGCGGTCACCGCGTACGTCCTGGACACCGGCATCCGCAACTCGCACCAGGAGTTCGGCGGCCGGGCCAGGAGCGGCTACGACTTCATCGACAACGACGCCGACGCCGCGGACTGCCACGGGCACGGCACGCACGTGGCCGGCACGGTCGGCGGCAGCCGGTACGGTCTGGCCAAGAAGGTCAACCTGGTCGGTGTGCGGGTGCTGAACTGCCAGGCCACCGGACAGTGGTCGCAGATCATCGCCGGCATCGACTGGGTGGCCAAGAACGCGAAGAAGCCCGCGGTGGCCAACATGAGCCTGGGCGGCAACGGGTCCAACCAGGCCCTGGAAGACGCCGTGCGCAAGGCCATCAACTCCGGCGTGACCTTCGTGCTGGCCGCGGGCAACTCCGGTCAGGACGCCTGCGGGTTCACCCCGGCGCGGGTGGCCGAGGCGGTGACCGTGGGCGCGACCATGTCCAGTGACAAGCGGGCGGACTGGCCGCAGTTCAACGCCTCCTCCAACTGGGGCTCCTGCCTGGACATCTGGGCCCCGGGCACGGACACCGTCTCGGCGGGGCACACCAGCGACACCGGCACCAAGTCGATGAGCGGCACCTCGATGGCCGCCCCGCACGTGGCGGGCGTGGCCGCGCTGTACCTCAACGAGAACCCCTCGGCGACCAACCAGCAGGTGCGCGACGCGCTGGTGAACAACTCCACCCCGAACAAGCTCGGCGACATCAAGCAGGGCTCGCCGAACCGGTTGCTGTACAGCGGTTTCATCGGCGGCACCCCGGTCACCAACGACTTCTCGGTGGCGGTGGACCCGGCCTCGGTGACCGTGGCCGAGCCGGGCGGTTCGGCCGAGGCGACGGTGGCGACCAAGGTGGTCAAGGGCCAGGCCGAGCCGGTGGAGCTGACCGCCAGCGGCCTGCCCTCGGGTGCGACCGCGACCTTCTCCCCCGCTTCGGTGACCGCGGGCGAGAGCGCCAAGCTGACCGTCGCGACCACCACCGGCACGCCGCAGGGCAGCTACCAGGTCACGGTCTCCGGCAAGTCGAAGTCGGCCACCCGCACCGCGACCGTGTCGCTGACCGTGGGCAAGCCGGGCGGCTCCCCGCTCGCCGTTTCGCTGTCCCCCGCCTCGGGCAGCGCGCGGCCGGGTGGCTTCCTGCAGACCAGGATCAGCGTGACCGGCGGCAGCGCGACGCTGTCCGCCAGTGGCGCGCCCTCGGGCACCAGCGTGCACTTCTCCCCGGCGCAGGTCTCCGACGGCGGCACCTCGACCGCGTTCATCTGGGTCGGCTTCAACACCGCGCCCGGTAGCTACAAGATCAGCATCACCGCGACCGGCGGTGACAAGACCGGCAGCGGCGAGTTCACCTTGAACGTCACCCGCTGA